The following proteins come from a genomic window of Phycisphaerae bacterium:
- a CDS encoding glycosyltransferase family 39 protein: MRNSEFGMRNAEPDRVETGAGWRRGMLALCMIVGAAVMVQGAARLPCISRDGVFFVEYAEKLAVEPLVQLRGQTKQPGYSILLLGLHSLIGRSISENAAVSWEVCGQIIAVLGGVAVVGLIYLLTRRLFDARTALVAALLAAFWPQLVSVSSDVLSDAPHLALYLGGLLLGVRAMGQTNRRIEENLNHRGTEAQRTRWRSLVACGAVCGLAYWMRQEALGAVAAVVVCLLWPAARVVLSRRVARVGVVVAAFVIVVAPYSIAVGKVMPNKSIKDLFWGTEETESADGADGRRWWENAECGMQNAEWKNREVHQRTQVAGPVTWWDAPIKMLGGWSRSGRYVLSTLALVGFFWPGSARSDRAVRRLVVIAALLQVIAAQARGMQYGVVSERYLMIPAALAIPWAAAGLVAVALWMAERMANSEGRIAKGEARAMREAEALGRLRSAGAPATTGRRPLLVAALIAIGPMAYYDLRPAKEGADWQREAGAWIAGQAAKGDVVLAAPQRSPVAFYAGLERRWPVSEGIAVAMRPVNRAQVWVVDDPEMSRATEIEKSLLADFRRHKSADAPLRTWRKEEEGEVLVYKLRKS, encoded by the coding sequence ATGCGGAATTCGGAATTCGGAATGCGGAATGCGGAACCGGATCGCGTGGAGACGGGCGCGGGGTGGCGGCGCGGGATGCTTGCGCTATGCATGATCGTCGGGGCGGCGGTGATGGTGCAGGGGGCTGCGCGGCTGCCGTGCATCAGCCGGGATGGCGTGTTTTTCGTTGAGTATGCGGAGAAGCTGGCGGTTGAGCCGCTGGTGCAGTTGCGGGGGCAGACGAAGCAGCCGGGGTATTCGATTTTGCTGTTGGGGTTGCATTCGTTGATTGGTCGGTCGATTTCCGAGAACGCGGCAGTTTCGTGGGAGGTTTGCGGGCAGATTATTGCGGTGCTGGGGGGCGTTGCGGTCGTTGGACTGATTTATTTGCTGACGCGGCGGTTGTTTGATGCGCGGACCGCATTGGTGGCGGCGCTGTTGGCGGCGTTCTGGCCGCAGCTCGTTTCGGTGTCGAGTGATGTGTTGTCGGATGCGCCGCATTTGGCGTTGTATTTGGGCGGGTTGCTGCTGGGGGTTCGGGCGATGGGCCAAACGAACCGGCGAATCGAAGAAAATCTGAACCACAGAGGCACAGAGGCACAGAGGACGAGATGGAGGTCGCTGGTTGCTTGCGGGGCGGTTTGTGGCCTGGCGTATTGGATGCGGCAGGAGGCGCTGGGGGCGGTGGCGGCCGTCGTGGTTTGTTTGCTGTGGCCGGCGGCGCGGGTGGTGCTTTCGCGGCGAGTGGCGCGGGTGGGGGTGGTCGTGGCGGCGTTTGTGATTGTGGTGGCGCCGTATTCGATTGCCGTGGGGAAGGTGATGCCGAACAAGTCGATCAAGGATTTGTTTTGGGGGACGGAAGAGACGGAATCCGCAGATGGCGCAGATGGACGCAGATGGTGGGAAAATGCGGAATGCGGAATGCAGAATGCGGAATGGAAGAACCGAGAGGTGCATCAACGAACTCAGGTTGCAGGGCCGGTGACGTGGTGGGATGCACCGATCAAGATGCTGGGGGGGTGGAGCCGGTCGGGGCGGTATGTGCTGTCGACGCTGGCGCTGGTGGGGTTTTTCTGGCCGGGGTCGGCGCGGAGCGACCGGGCGGTGCGGCGGTTGGTGGTGATCGCGGCGCTGCTACAAGTCATCGCGGCGCAGGCGCGGGGGATGCAGTATGGGGTGGTGAGCGAGCGGTATTTGATGATCCCGGCTGCGCTCGCCATTCCGTGGGCGGCGGCGGGGTTGGTGGCGGTGGCGCTATGGATGGCGGAAAGGATGGCGAATAGCGAAGGGCGAATAGCGAAAGGTGAGGCGCGAGCCATGCGCGAGGCTGAGGCACTGGGTAGACTACGGTCGGCAGGGGCACCGGCCACTACGGGGCGCCGGCCGCTACTGGTCGCGGCTCTGATTGCGATTGGGCCGATGGCGTATTATGACTTACGACCGGCGAAGGAAGGTGCGGATTGGCAGCGGGAGGCAGGGGCGTGGATTGCGGGGCAGGCGGCGAAGGGCGATGTCGTGTTGGCGGCACCGCAGCGGTCGCCAGTGGCGTTTTACGCAGGGTTGGAACGGCGTTGGCCGGTCAGTGAGGGGATTGCGGTGGCGATGCGACCTGTGAACAGGGCACAGGTATGGGTCGTGGATGATCCAGAAATGAGCCGGGCGACAGAAATAGAGAAATCATTGTTGGCGGACTTTCGCAGGCATAAGAGTGCCGACGCGCCGTTGCGGACATGGAGGAAGGAAGAGGAAGGCGAAGTACTGGTGTACAAGCTGCGGAAGAGTTAG
- a CDS encoding flavin reductase family protein, with protein sequence MDEAMREQVGRALGRIPSGCAIVTARSGEKCTGMLGSWVQQAGFEPPMISVAIRRGRPIEGLIEASGEFVINLLGEDPTAMFRHFGKGFELGQDAFAGLAVKEVACGIEIADQVARLSVRVRGRCEAGDHVIYVGEVVEASAKEAGRAYVHTRKSGWSY encoded by the coding sequence ATGGATGAGGCGATGCGGGAACAGGTGGGGCGGGCGCTGGGGCGGATACCGAGCGGGTGCGCGATTGTGACGGCGCGGTCGGGGGAAAAGTGCACGGGGATGCTGGGGTCGTGGGTGCAGCAGGCGGGGTTTGAGCCGCCGATGATCAGCGTGGCGATTCGGAGGGGGCGACCGATCGAGGGGTTGATTGAGGCGTCGGGGGAGTTCGTGATCAACTTGCTGGGGGAGGATCCGACGGCGATGTTCAGGCATTTTGGGAAGGGGTTTGAGCTGGGGCAGGATGCGTTTGCGGGGTTGGCGGTGAAGGAAGTGGCGTGCGGGATTGAGATTGCCGATCAGGTCGCACGGTTGTCGGTGCGAGTGCGGGGGCGATGCGAGGCGGGGGATCATGTGATTTATGTGGGGGAGGTGGTGGAGGCGAGCGCGAAGGAGGCGGGGCGGGCGTACGTTCATACTAGGAAGAGTGGGTGGTCGTACTAA
- a CDS encoding ABC transporter permease, whose protein sequence is MNPSTLIAEAWISLGKNKVRTALSMLGIVIGVGAVITLVAMGQATKMRIEDEIARLGDDWMFIRNFGAQTQGLRVADKESKPQQTKHDANAINEQCPAVRAATPSNRMTLQVRSSFGNYSASVQGVYPNYHDIRRWEVVSGRRMEETDETAKKPVCVMGQTTARELFGSIDPVGEEISVKNSRFTVVGLLESKGQSDGRDNDDVILFPYSTFERRIAGAEVSQTLLAAAAFGVDPKVAEDQIRRLLRERHKLSEEEPDDFRIFALSESAAVKEQSSESFTWLLKMIASVSLIVGGIGIMNIMLVSVTERTREIGLRMAIGASGGEIMMQFLIEAIVLCTLGGIVGMFGGWGFSFFLTSWKGYETAFSYWIAGIALGFAFATGVFFGFYPAWRASRLDPIEALRFE, encoded by the coding sequence ATGAATCCATCGACATTAATTGCCGAGGCGTGGATCAGCCTGGGGAAGAACAAGGTGCGGACGGCGCTGTCCATGCTGGGGATCGTCATTGGCGTCGGAGCGGTGATTACGCTGGTGGCGATGGGGCAGGCGACGAAGATGCGGATTGAGGACGAGATCGCCCGGCTGGGGGACGACTGGATGTTCATCCGCAACTTCGGGGCGCAGACGCAGGGCCTGCGGGTGGCGGACAAGGAGAGCAAGCCCCAGCAGACCAAGCACGATGCGAACGCGATCAATGAGCAATGCCCGGCGGTGCGGGCGGCGACGCCGTCCAATCGCATGACGCTGCAGGTGCGGTCGAGCTTCGGGAACTATTCGGCGTCGGTGCAGGGGGTTTATCCGAATTATCACGACATCCGGCGCTGGGAGGTGGTGTCCGGGCGGCGGATGGAAGAGACGGACGAGACGGCGAAGAAGCCGGTGTGCGTGATGGGACAGACGACGGCGCGGGAGTTGTTCGGGTCGATCGATCCGGTGGGCGAGGAGATTTCGGTCAAGAACAGCCGGTTCACGGTTGTGGGGCTGCTGGAGTCGAAAGGACAGAGCGACGGGCGCGACAACGACGATGTGATTTTGTTTCCGTATTCGACGTTTGAGCGGCGGATCGCGGGGGCGGAGGTCTCGCAGACGCTCCTGGCGGCGGCGGCGTTTGGGGTGGATCCGAAGGTCGCGGAGGATCAGATCCGGCGGCTCTTGCGCGAGCGGCATAAGTTGAGCGAAGAGGAGCCGGACGATTTTCGCATTTTCGCGTTGTCGGAGTCGGCGGCGGTGAAAGAGCAGTCGAGCGAGTCCTTTACGTGGCTGCTCAAGATGATTGCCAGCGTGTCGCTGATCGTCGGGGGGATCGGGATCATGAACATCATGCTGGTGAGCGTGACGGAACGGACGCGGGAGATCGGTCTGCGGATGGCGATCGGGGCGAGCGGGGGGGAGATCATGATGCAGTTCCTGATCGAGGCGATTGTGCTGTGCACGCTCGGCGGGATCGTGGGGATGTTTGGAGGATGGGGGTTCAGCTTTTTCCTGACGTCGTGGAAGGGCTACGAGACGGCGTTCTCGTACTGGATCGCGGGGATTGCGCTGGGGTTCGCGTTCGCGACGGGGGTGTTCTTCGGGTTTTATCCGGCGTGGCGGGCGAGCCGGCTGGATCCGATTGAGGCGTTGCGGTTTGAGTAG
- a CDS encoding MBL fold metallo-hydrolase, with protein MTSDVQIAAFVEPSFGENAYVVWRRDAGPCWIIDPGLPPSAKGILRHIAEKKLQPDALVLTHGHADHIAGIPEIFQALGPLPVWIAAEEKQALTDPRFNLSADMGLPFAPNVESARDLAPGTTLDLDDTTWHILDVAGHSPGGRALYCATAGLVIVGDALFEGSIGRTDFPTSDHDTLIRNIKQNLFTLPDETKVYSGHGPVTTIGQERRYNPYLQ; from the coding sequence ATGACGAGTGATGTGCAAATCGCGGCGTTCGTCGAACCTTCCTTCGGCGAAAACGCCTACGTCGTCTGGCGCCGCGATGCCGGGCCCTGCTGGATCATCGATCCCGGTCTGCCGCCCTCGGCGAAGGGAATACTCCGCCACATCGCCGAAAAAAAACTCCAACCCGACGCCCTCGTCCTCACCCACGGTCACGCCGATCACATCGCCGGCATTCCCGAAATCTTTCAGGCCCTCGGCCCGCTCCCCGTCTGGATCGCCGCGGAGGAAAAACAGGCCCTCACCGATCCGCGCTTCAACCTCTCCGCCGACATGGGCCTGCCCTTCGCCCCCAATGTCGAGAGCGCCCGCGACCTCGCGCCGGGCACGACGCTTGATCTCGATGACACCACCTGGCACATCCTCGACGTTGCCGGTCACTCCCCCGGCGGCCGCGCCCTTTACTGCGCGACGGCCGGGCTCGTCATCGTCGGCGACGCCCTCTTCGAAGGCTCCATCGGCCGCACCGATTTCCCCACCAGCGACCACGACACCCTCATCCGCAACATCAAGCAAAACCTCTTTACCCTCCCCGATGAAACGAAGGTCTACTCCGGCCACGGCCCCGTCACCACCATCGGCCAGGAACGCCGCTACAACCCGTACTTGCAATAG
- a CDS encoding PQQ-binding-like beta-propeller repeat protein: MAFAMAGILPILFGLLPVFADPPPERPADRKPDAADATYFNISFQAQEALDRAEQNLPAVAGAPDADWADAARAFHEIGEKFGASLIAEPGAPSRLYISVREFVNRKIADWPAEGLAAYRAAFESSAAAALAELQNPADIDARVRLAERFYATNAGAQSLDQAAELAMENADFEAARRWYERLLADHPDREQFESHWKAKLALCLAHQGDLAPLEKLIASLPPSDNLRASAPSVDKSVDWAGKSQPLSDFLRLTLDQCRRDGTPDPVSARPELLGGAPHRRGQFPTTASAEARWWRFNAFGRLLTGEIAEGYESRIARLEAYHRALTSGRLLASQPVAATEPLIPQSLNPSIPLIFLHDARSAWAIDPQNPDRPVWQFDLSQVLPAPAPWNAEESAPPLYTSLYANGRLYVHFEREITDTGSDHITAASTLVCLDAANGSLIWRNDLDGFVSPFEEARLDGAPILHRAALYAVARRRKPFGFEACYLIRLDPADGRLVWSVHLGEAATGSYGYSRATLTFPAAQGDLVFVPTNLGGVAAVSTSTGRVAWAHQYDSRFGANEGAVWPDTTTRPLRAWHYNSAMLWKDAVVCMPLDNDAILVLAQDDGRELFKIPADSIHRPQTLVGLAGNWLYTAGTQVVCYDLAARKIAWQRPLELGQLFGRGALTTTGLFLPTDRSLLHYPLDGGPARHYRWSIEDAGNLLVLPDQIVVAAPNSVFGLVARQDAFARLDRRMQERPDDPLIAFSLAELAFNTGEYQRGLDAVHSAVDRVGGFARLTDEPLRRRFFKTLTQFATALLEDAPDERDSDAAPSIPQSLNPSIPRLQTAVTLLKLAGQCPPGPADRATQCLLLARALLESNDQPGAVQAYQRILADRGLRRLKLELRPVLRPPWRARDDDAERQSDDADGPTVDLAPAVTSWIARIIKLHGPEAYAAVARQAADRLEIAQSQIQRGGAKTDASNLLEVADAFPNSPAALEALVTHADYMTKRLDWPAAARSYRRALTSAESKRVSEDDDPSAHSEMTYPDLIRRYADVLIAADRPADAAAWLHRGARDYPNHRFASSSPQSLNPSIPQSLVSFSVYGRLRLGDRDFTDPANNIELPPITDTYHRLFPDRVSVLEPLFPDLPDTRWDALLTYAGRQVEARHPATGRSLWSKPFPSSAQPVLVGMDADRYVFATPYRLFALTRTSGQLAWQVGEEPPDDVHADPESLPAYAQYFLTPRRLFAATDRGALNCTDVKTGNLVWENKSAGSPSGQLLADDDSCCYGVWQGGNHSINVLDAATGRLIRQLTSDEKGPAQSLHWTTDLGPRGLLVVRSSTIERYDLASAKPVWRIAVPEHFVAATLQLNADSLIVSADGRRLTCFDLADAAVRWRSSPFAGEAGSLWCRQAAGVLYVASDVALLALDADDGHTLWTAPCPAARAVQPPRLLKDRIIVITPEAPPKSKNRRRDKAPELDDGEAAQYHLQAFHLDNGKPAPLEGKHPIESPNAVGPIVTEPIASFGGLFLRDNALLLLDANRLIGYVAKNDE, encoded by the coding sequence CGCCGGCGCGCAGTCGCTCGACCAGGCCGCCGAACTGGCCATGGAAAACGCCGACTTCGAAGCCGCTCGCCGCTGGTACGAGCGTCTCCTCGCCGACCATCCTGACCGCGAACAATTTGAATCGCACTGGAAAGCCAAGCTCGCCCTTTGCCTCGCGCATCAGGGCGACCTCGCCCCACTCGAAAAACTGATCGCGTCCTTGCCGCCTTCCGACAATCTGCGTGCATCGGCGCCATCTGTGGATAAATCCGTCGACTGGGCCGGCAAGTCCCAACCACTCAGCGACTTCCTCCGTTTAACACTCGACCAGTGCCGCCGCGACGGCACTCCCGACCCGGTCTCCGCTCGCCCCGAACTCCTCGGCGGCGCACCCCATCGACGCGGCCAATTCCCCACCACCGCCTCCGCCGAAGCCCGCTGGTGGCGCTTCAACGCCTTTGGCCGCCTTCTCACCGGCGAAATCGCCGAAGGCTACGAATCGCGAATCGCCCGACTCGAAGCCTACCACCGCGCCCTCACCAGCGGCCGCCTCCTCGCCTCCCAACCCGTCGCGGCCACCGAACCCTTAATCCCTCAATCCCTTAATCCCTCAATCCCTCTTATTTTCCTGCACGACGCACGCAGCGCCTGGGCCATCGACCCGCAAAACCCCGACCGGCCCGTCTGGCAATTCGATCTTTCCCAGGTCCTCCCCGCCCCCGCGCCGTGGAATGCCGAGGAATCCGCTCCCCCGCTCTACACCAGCCTCTATGCCAACGGCCGTCTCTATGTCCATTTTGAGCGCGAAATCACCGACACCGGCAGCGACCACATCACCGCCGCCTCCACGCTCGTCTGCCTCGACGCCGCCAATGGCTCACTGATCTGGCGAAACGACCTCGACGGTTTCGTCTCTCCCTTTGAGGAGGCCCGCCTCGACGGCGCGCCCATCCTTCACCGTGCCGCGCTATACGCTGTCGCCCGCCGCCGAAAACCCTTCGGCTTCGAAGCCTGCTACCTGATCCGCCTCGACCCCGCCGATGGCCGACTCGTCTGGTCCGTCCATCTCGGCGAAGCCGCGACCGGCAGCTACGGCTACTCCCGCGCCACCCTCACCTTCCCCGCCGCGCAGGGTGATCTTGTCTTTGTCCCCACCAACCTCGGTGGAGTCGCCGCCGTCTCCACTTCCACCGGTCGCGTGGCCTGGGCCCATCAATACGATTCGCGATTCGGCGCGAACGAAGGCGCCGTCTGGCCCGATACCACGACCCGACCCTTGCGCGCCTGGCATTACAACAGCGCGATGCTCTGGAAAGACGCCGTCGTCTGTATGCCACTCGATAATGACGCGATACTCGTCCTCGCGCAGGATGACGGCCGCGAACTCTTCAAGATCCCCGCCGACTCCATACATCGCCCGCAAACGCTCGTCGGACTCGCCGGAAACTGGCTCTATACCGCCGGAACGCAGGTCGTCTGCTACGACCTCGCCGCCCGGAAAATCGCCTGGCAGCGCCCCCTCGAACTCGGCCAGCTCTTCGGCCGCGGCGCGCTCACCACCACCGGTCTCTTTCTGCCGACTGACCGCAGTCTGCTCCACTACCCCCTCGACGGCGGCCCCGCCCGCCACTACCGCTGGTCGATCGAAGACGCCGGAAATCTTCTCGTCCTTCCCGACCAGATCGTTGTCGCCGCCCCGAACTCGGTCTTCGGACTCGTCGCCCGACAGGACGCCTTCGCCCGACTCGATCGACGAATGCAGGAGCGACCCGATGATCCCCTCATCGCCTTCTCCCTCGCCGAACTCGCCTTCAACACCGGCGAGTACCAGCGCGGTCTCGACGCCGTCCACTCCGCCGTCGACCGCGTCGGCGGCTTCGCCCGCCTCACCGACGAACCCCTCCGCCGCCGTTTCTTCAAAACCCTCACCCAATTCGCTACGGCTCTTCTTGAAGACGCGCCGGATGAACGCGACTCTGACGCAGCCCCCTCAATCCCTCAATCTCTTAATCCCTCAATCCCTCGCCTTCAAACCGCCGTCACCCTCCTGAAACTCGCCGGCCAATGCCCGCCCGGCCCCGCCGACCGCGCCACGCAGTGCCTTCTGCTCGCCCGCGCCCTGCTCGAATCCAATGACCAGCCCGGCGCTGTGCAGGCCTATCAAAGAATCCTCGCCGATCGCGGCCTCCGACGGCTCAAGCTCGAACTCCGTCCCGTCTTGCGGCCGCCCTGGCGCGCGCGCGACGACGACGCGGAGCGACAATCAGACGACGCCGATGGCCCCACCGTGGACCTCGCGCCCGCCGTCACCAGTTGGATCGCGAGGATCATCAAGCTCCACGGCCCCGAAGCCTACGCCGCCGTCGCGCGCCAGGCCGCCGACCGGCTCGAAATCGCCCAATCGCAAATCCAGCGCGGCGGCGCGAAGACCGATGCCTCGAACCTGCTCGAAGTCGCCGATGCCTTCCCCAACAGCCCCGCCGCGCTCGAAGCCCTTGTGACCCATGCCGACTATATGACGAAGCGCCTCGACTGGCCCGCCGCCGCCCGTTCCTACCGCCGCGCCCTGACGAGCGCGGAATCCAAAAGAGTTTCCGAAGACGACGACCCTTCGGCGCATTCTGAAATGACCTATCCCGACCTGATCCGCCGCTACGCCGACGTATTAATCGCCGCCGACCGCCCCGCCGACGCCGCCGCCTGGCTCCACCGCGGCGCCCGAGATTATCCAAATCACCGCTTCGCCTCCTCTTCCCCTCAATCCCTTAATCCCTCAATCCCTCAATCCCTCGTCTCCTTCTCCGTCTACGGCCGCCTCCGACTCGGCGATCGCGACTTCACCGATCCCGCCAACAACATTGAACTGCCGCCGATCACCGACACTTACCACCGCCTCTTCCCCGACCGCGTCTCCGTCCTCGAACCCCTCTTCCCCGACCTCCCCGACACGCGCTGGGACGCGCTGCTGACCTACGCCGGCCGTCAGGTCGAAGCTCGCCACCCCGCGACCGGTCGAAGCCTCTGGTCCAAGCCGTTTCCCAGTTCCGCCCAACCCGTCCTGGTCGGCATGGACGCGGACCGCTATGTCTTCGCCACGCCGTACCGACTCTTCGCGCTGACGCGCACCAGCGGTCAACTCGCATGGCAAGTCGGTGAGGAGCCGCCCGACGACGTCCACGCCGACCCCGAGTCGCTGCCCGCTTATGCTCAATACTTCTTGACTCCGCGCCGACTCTTCGCCGCCACGGACCGCGGCGCGCTCAACTGCACAGACGTAAAAACGGGCAATCTCGTCTGGGAAAACAAATCCGCCGGTTCTCCCTCCGGCCAGCTCCTCGCCGACGACGATTCTTGCTGCTATGGCGTCTGGCAGGGAGGCAATCATTCCATCAACGTTCTCGACGCCGCGACCGGCCGCCTCATTCGCCAACTCACGAGCGATGAAAAAGGCCCCGCCCAGTCCCTGCACTGGACCACCGACCTCGGCCCGCGCGGTCTGCTCGTCGTCCGCTCCTCGACAATCGAGCGATACGATCTCGCCTCCGCGAAGCCCGTCTGGAGGATCGCCGTCCCCGAACATTTCGTCGCCGCGACGTTGCAACTCAATGCCGATAGCCTCATCGTCAGCGCCGACGGCCGCCGCCTGACCTGTTTCGACCTCGCCGACGCCGCCGTCCGCTGGCGCTCGTCGCCCTTTGCCGGGGAAGCGGGCTCCCTCTGGTGTCGCCAGGCCGCAGGCGTGCTCTACGTCGCCTCCGACGTCGCCCTCCTCGCGTTGGACGCCGACGACGGTCACACCCTCTGGACCGCGCCTTGTCCCGCCGCCCGAGCCGTGCAGCCACCGCGCCTCCTGAAAGATCGGATCATCGTCATCACCCCGGAAGCTCCTCCGAAATCAAAAAACCGCCGCCGCGACAAAGCGCCCGAACTCGATGACGGCGAAGCCGCGCAATACCATCTCCAGGCCTTCCACCTCGACAACGGCAAACCCGCGCCGCTCGAAGGCAAGCACCCCATCGAGTCTCCGAACGCCGTCGGTCCCATCGTGACCGAGCCCATTGCCTCCTTCGGCGGTCTCTTCCTCCGCGACAACGCCCTCCTCCTTCTCGACGCCAACCGCCTCATCGGATACGTTGCGAAGAATGACGAGTGA